In the genome of Terriglobales bacterium, the window AACGGCACCGTCAACGATCTGGCGATGGCCGGCGCGCGCCCGCTCTGGCTGAGCGTAGCGTTCCTCCTGGAAGAAGGCTTTCCGCTCGACGACCTGCGCCGCATCGTCGAATCCGCGCGGGCGGCGGCGGAAGCGGCCGGCGTGGAGATCGTGACGGGCGATACGAAGGTCGTGGAGCACGGCGCCGCCGACGGTCTCTTTGTCAACACCTCCGGCATCGGGCTGGTGCCGGAGCAGCTCGAACTTTCTTGCGACCGCGCGCGCCCCGGCGATCGCGTGCTGCTGAGCGGCAGCCTCGGGGAACATGGCATCGCGGTGCTCGCCGCGCGCGATGGCCTCGGCCTGACCACCACCATCGCGAGTGATTGCTCCGCGCTCCACACGCTGGTGGAGGAGATGCTCGCGGCGGCGCCTGGGATCCGCTGCATGCGTGACCCTACGCGTGGTGGACTGGCCAGCGCGCTGAACGAGATCGCCGCCAAGTCCGGCGTGGCCATCGAGTTGCAGGATGCTGCGATCCCGATCGGCGAGCAAGTGCGCGGCGCCTGCGAGTTGCTGGGTTTGGACCCGCTCTATGTCGCGAACGAGGGGAAGCTGGTGGCTATCGTCGCGCGCGAAGCGGCCGAGCCCGTGCTCGCGGCCATGCGCCGCCACCCGCTCGGCCGCCAGGCGCAGGTCATCGGCGCGGTTGCGGATGCGCCAGCCGGGCTCGTGACCGTGCGCACGACGCTCGGGACCTGCCGGACCGTGGACATGCTGGCAGGCGACCAGCTTCCGAGGATCTGCTGATGCACGAACTCGCCATCGCCAACAG includes:
- the hypE gene encoding hydrogenase expression/formation protein HypE; this encodes MTTVLKPAVTCPAPVSERRTILLGHGSGGRLSAELLHELFLPAFSNATLARLDDQAVLPVGNARIAFTTDSFVVRPLFFPGGDIGSLAVNGTVNDLAMAGARPLWLSVAFLLEEGFPLDDLRRIVESARAAAEAAGVEIVTGDTKVVEHGAADGLFVNTSGIGLVPEQLELSCDRARPGDRVLLSGSLGEHGIAVLAARDGLGLTTTIASDCSALHTLVEEMLAAAPGIRCMRDPTRGGLASALNEIAAKSGVAIELQDAAIPIGEQVRGACELLGLDPLYVANEGKLVAIVAREAAEPVLAAMRRHPLGRQAQVIGAVADAPAGLVTVRTTLGTCRTVDMLAGDQLPRIC